A window of the Radiobacillus deserti genome harbors these coding sequences:
- a CDS encoding PTS sugar transporter subunit IIB produces MKRILLACSAGMSTSLLVSKMKEAAEARGIETEIWAVAQDKAPSEMEKADVLLIGPQMRFMKKKFAVTAEEVGIPLDVIDPVSYGRVDGEAVLNKALELIGE; encoded by the coding sequence ATGAAACGTATTTTACTAGCTTGTTCAGCAGGAATGTCTACTAGCCTTTTAGTTTCCAAAATGAAAGAGGCTGCTGAAGCAAGAGGAATAGAAACAGAAATCTGGGCAGTGGCTCAAGATAAAGCACCAAGTGAAATGGAAAAAGCTGATGTTCTTCTGATTGGACCTCAAATGAGATTTATGAAGAAGAAATTTGCTGTAACAGCAGAAGAGGTTGGAATTCCTCTTGATGTCATCGATCCTGTTTCATACGGACGTGTTGATGGAGAAGCTGTATTGAATAAAGCGCTAGAACTTATTGGCGAATAA
- a CDS encoding NAD(P)/FAD-dependent oxidoreductase, protein MFDCVIVGGGIAGLQAAIQLSRYQHNVVVIDAKDGRSNLCRCYHNVLGFPNGVSGQELRDTGEKQAQELDVQFLNDRVKKITKIEHGFEFLLSNHSSIIGKRVLLATGVKDRIPLLPELKACLGMSVYVCPDCDGYEIKDKKALILGSGDVGAHMAITLHYFSKDLTYINHERKPLSAEVKQELESKGITYVESQIKQVITDGSQFKQVIVEDGTAITANHAFVAFGGNKVNSELAEQLGVELYKNKHVLVNQRTKMTNVEHVWAAGDVVAHSEQVTIAMGDGMQAAIWIHKTLLP, encoded by the coding sequence ATGTTTGATTGTGTTATTGTCGGAGGAGGCATTGCCGGCCTCCAGGCTGCTATTCAATTAAGTAGATACCAGCACAATGTGGTGGTCATTGACGCAAAGGATGGTCGTTCTAATTTATGTCGGTGTTATCACAATGTGCTCGGATTTCCGAATGGTGTGAGTGGACAAGAGCTTAGAGACACTGGAGAAAAACAAGCACAAGAATTAGATGTTCAATTTTTAAATGATAGAGTGAAAAAGATAACAAAAATCGAGCACGGGTTTGAATTTTTGTTAAGCAACCATTCTTCAATTATTGGGAAAAGGGTGCTCCTCGCAACGGGTGTAAAGGACCGAATTCCGTTGCTGCCAGAATTAAAGGCTTGCTTAGGAATGAGTGTCTACGTATGTCCAGACTGTGATGGCTATGAAATTAAAGATAAAAAGGCGTTGATTTTGGGTTCGGGAGATGTTGGAGCACATATGGCCATAACTCTACATTATTTCTCAAAAGATCTTACGTACATTAATCATGAAAGAAAACCATTAAGTGCTGAGGTGAAACAAGAATTAGAGAGCAAGGGAATTACATATGTGGAATCGCAAATCAAGCAAGTCATTACCGATGGATCGCAATTTAAGCAAGTAATTGTTGAAGATGGTACAGCTATCACGGCTAACCATGCGTTTGTTGCATTTGGAGGGAACAAAGTAAACTCAGAGCTTGCAGAACAGCTCGGAGTAGAGCTTTATAAGAATAAGCATGTCCTCGTTAATCAACGAACGAAAATGACGAATGTAGAGCACGTTTGGGCGGCGGGAGATGTTGTGGCACATTCCGAGCAAGTGACCATTGCGATGGGGGATGGAATGCAAGCGGCCATTTGGATTCACAAAACGTTATTACCGTAA
- a CDS encoding AEC family transporter yields MDFITVLIPIFGIFAIGYIGRKLWKIEIKPISTMAIYLMSPFLAFRTFYQNDLNMDFLYLGLFLLLLCLTLIMAGVLIGYVAKWDVRNTCGFILASTFMNNGNYGVPLVLLVFGEEGLHYAVILMIIQQLIMCTIGIYIAAKGGKGSVSPLKEVVKVPIIYGALLGIVFQFLHVNIGNQVMTAVDMVASATIPTIMIVLGMQLATISLKKLEPVKLSLALILKLVIAPVIAYCFTLFLPVNELIKDILILMVAMPTAANTTMYALQFHTKPDFVSSSTLTSTLLSLISLPVILLIVL; encoded by the coding sequence ATGGACTTTATTACAGTATTGATTCCTATTTTTGGTATTTTTGCAATCGGTTATATCGGTCGAAAGCTTTGGAAGATAGAAATTAAACCAATTTCGACCATGGCGATTTATTTAATGTCGCCATTTCTTGCTTTTCGAACGTTTTATCAAAATGACTTAAATATGGACTTTTTATATTTAGGATTGTTTCTACTACTTTTGTGCCTAACATTAATTATGGCCGGAGTTTTGATCGGGTATGTGGCTAAATGGGATGTCCGAAATACATGTGGTTTTATTTTGGCTTCAACGTTCATGAATAACGGAAACTACGGTGTACCACTTGTGTTGCTCGTATTCGGAGAAGAGGGCTTACATTATGCCGTTATTCTAATGATCATTCAACAGCTTATTATGTGCACAATCGGTATTTATATTGCAGCTAAAGGTGGAAAAGGCAGTGTTTCTCCGCTAAAAGAAGTGGTGAAAGTACCTATTATATATGGGGCTCTCCTCGGGATTGTGTTCCAATTCTTACATGTGAACATTGGGAATCAAGTGATGACAGCAGTTGATATGGTAGCAAGTGCCACAATTCCTACGATTATGATTGTGTTAGGGATGCAGCTAGCCACGATATCTTTGAAAAAGTTAGAACCTGTGAAGCTCTCTCTTGCTTTAATACTTAAACTGGTGATTGCACCGGTTATCGCCTATTGCTTTACACTCTTTTTACCGGTAAACGAACTAATAAAAGATATACTTATTTTAATGGTAGCTATGCCAACAGCTGCAAACACAACGATGTATGCGTTGCAGTTCCATACTAAACCAGACTTTGTTTCCAGCAGCACGTTAACGAGTACGTTATTAAGTCTCATTAGTTTACCAGTCATTCTTCTTATTGTTTTGTGA
- a CDS encoding threonine/serine exporter family protein translates to MLGQLITSFIAAAGFGVLFNAPKRSLLHCGWIGMLGWILYYWLSAYQHVDEVPSTLAAAFLVGVLSQHCARVFKTPIIIFDVSGIIPLVPGGLAYDAMRNFVENEYNIALQLAAKAFLISGAIAIGLVFSEVINQLIRRRMRKASLFLK, encoded by the coding sequence ATGCTTGGTCAATTGATAACGAGTTTTATTGCGGCTGCGGGTTTTGGTGTCCTCTTTAATGCTCCTAAGCGATCCTTGCTTCATTGTGGCTGGATTGGAATGTTGGGATGGATTTTATATTATTGGTTAAGTGCGTACCAGCATGTCGATGAAGTACCGTCAACATTAGCAGCAGCTTTTTTAGTTGGTGTACTTAGTCAGCATTGTGCTCGAGTGTTTAAAACACCCATTATCATTTTTGATGTATCTGGTATCATTCCGTTAGTTCCGGGTGGATTAGCATACGATGCCATGCGAAATTTTGTGGAAAATGAGTATAACATCGCTTTGCAGCTTGCAGCGAAAGCTTTTTTGATTTCGGGAGCGATTGCGATTGGGCTTGTGTTTTCCGAAGTAATTAATCAATTGATTAGACGAAGAATGAGAAAGGCTTCTCTATTCCTGAAGTAA
- a CDS encoding threonine/serine exporter family protein codes for MEVLELDKQKEKDIVDICLLAGRIMLKSGAETHRVEDTMIRIGKAMGITDSQSYVTPTGILFSIEPTSNSYFSRISERSTDLHKVDEVNSISRQLTGGKLTVEAAREQLKKIERTSHVYSLWIQVVVAAFVSGCFTIMFDGSWFDFLPALLAGGTGFFAANYFHRFIEIRFFAEFLASMIIGVLAYFFVSIQWGVEIDKIIIGSVMPLVPGLLITNAVRDLMVGHLVAGLSKGAEAFLTAFAIGAGIAVVLSFL; via the coding sequence ATGGAGGTGCTGGAGTTGGATAAACAAAAGGAAAAAGACATCGTGGACATTTGTTTGCTAGCTGGAAGAATTATGCTTAAAAGCGGAGCGGAAACACATCGAGTGGAAGATACGATGATCCGCATTGGAAAGGCGATGGGCATAACAGATTCCCAAAGCTATGTGACACCAACTGGTATTCTTTTTTCCATAGAACCCACCTCTAATTCATACTTCAGTAGAATCTCTGAACGATCTACTGATTTACATAAAGTCGACGAAGTGAACAGTATTTCTCGACAGCTTACAGGTGGGAAGCTTACAGTAGAAGCAGCGAGGGAGCAATTGAAGAAAATCGAACGAACTTCTCACGTCTATTCCTTGTGGATACAAGTGGTTGTGGCGGCATTTGTCAGTGGTTGCTTCACCATTATGTTTGATGGGAGCTGGTTTGATTTCCTCCCAGCTCTCCTTGCTGGAGGAACTGGCTTTTTTGCTGCGAATTATTTTCATCGTTTTATTGAAATCCGATTTTTTGCGGAATTTCTTGCTTCGATGATCATCGGTGTATTGGCTTACTTCTTTGTCTCCATTCAATGGGGAGTGGAAATTGATAAGATTATTATCGGTTCTGTAATGCCGTTGGTACCAGGTCTATTAATTACGAACGCGGTTCGAGATCTAATGGTTGGACATTTAGTTGCGGGGTTATCGAAAGGTGCAGAAGCTTTCCTTACCGCTTTTGCAATTGGTGCAGGAATTGCCGTCGTATTATCATTTTTGTAA
- a CDS encoding metallophosphoesterase — MFVFILLLIGIVLVAVLKKAHNNTKDIVLNRVQITEDLANQKAPNLTILHLSDLHLEKISITPEELYHRLKDKHIELIALTGDFLDREKTLLKLGPYLDVLNQLKPEYGIYAVLGNHDYLLSEKNLQILKDTLRAFNCNVLQNEHAVIHVHGTPINIIGIDDFHTRRSDISKSYEGIEYGMNLVLTHDPNIVLHMQQHHFDYLLAGHFHGGQVCYPKAYHLARMGKLPGMNMVKGLHRQDGKPFYINEGLGQTSINLRMGSRPEITLHQLSIIAPNQKAISSIQKTVG, encoded by the coding sequence ATGTTCGTTTTCATTTTGTTATTAATAGGTATTGTACTTGTAGCAGTATTGAAAAAGGCACACAATAATACAAAAGACATTGTTCTGAATAGAGTTCAAATAACCGAAGACTTAGCGAATCAAAAAGCTCCAAACCTAACTATTCTTCATCTTTCTGACCTTCATCTTGAAAAAATTTCTATAACTCCAGAAGAACTTTATCATAGATTAAAAGACAAGCATATTGAATTAATTGCCTTAACAGGTGATTTTCTAGACCGTGAAAAAACCCTTCTTAAACTTGGCCCTTATCTGGATGTGTTAAATCAATTAAAACCAGAGTATGGAATATATGCTGTATTAGGGAATCATGACTATCTCTTAAGTGAAAAAAACTTACAGATACTAAAAGATACGTTGAGAGCATTTAATTGTAATGTCCTACAAAATGAACATGCAGTGATTCACGTTCATGGGACCCCAATAAACATCATAGGAATTGATGATTTTCATACAAGAAGAAGTGATATTTCTAAGTCTTACGAGGGGATAGAATACGGAATGAATCTAGTATTAACACATGACCCGAATATCGTCTTGCACATGCAGCAGCATCATTTTGATTACTTGCTGGCAGGACATTTTCATGGCGGACAGGTTTGTTATCCGAAAGCCTATCATCTTGCAAGAATGGGGAAGCTGCCAGGGATGAATATGGTGAAGGGGCTTCATAGACAAGATGGGAAACCATTTTATATTAATGAAGGACTTGGTCAAACATCGATTAATTTAAGGATGGGAAGTAGGCCAGAAATTACGTTGCATCAACTGTCCATTATTGCTCCGAATCAGAAGGCAATTTCATCGATTCAAAAGACCGTCGGATAA
- a CDS encoding class I SAM-dependent methyltransferase, producing MELSPILYHRIIRPKWLSRFYIHNRIEKFLKLDDKHVLDFGAGTGVNCTLCCPEKYQGIDPDVKRIEYAKKLYPDYVFNVFDNDKLTKQENSVDVVLIIAVLHHIPPEKIREYAIQFKAVLKPGGMVVAIEPCLFDKKHISNWYMQTADNGSYIQNERGYHDYFEQAGFTCKTIQRFKKCFLYNELFFVAY from the coding sequence GTGGAACTATCCCCCATCTTATATCATCGGATTATCCGTCCCAAGTGGCTAAGTCGATTTTATATCCACAATAGGATTGAAAAGTTTCTGAAGCTAGACGACAAACATGTACTAGATTTTGGAGCGGGTACAGGAGTGAATTGTACCCTTTGTTGTCCAGAAAAATATCAAGGAATCGATCCAGACGTGAAGCGGATTGAATATGCTAAAAAGCTCTACCCTGATTATGTTTTCAATGTGTTTGATAACGATAAACTTACCAAGCAAGAGAATTCGGTAGATGTCGTTTTAATCATTGCAGTACTACACCATATTCCTCCGGAGAAAATTAGAGAGTATGCAATACAGTTCAAAGCTGTGCTTAAGCCGGGCGGGATGGTTGTGGCAATTGAACCGTGTTTATTTGATAAGAAGCATATAAGTAATTGGTATATGCAAACAGCGGATAATGGCTCATACATTCAAAATGAACGAGGATATCATGATTACTTTGAACAAGCTGGTTTTACGTGTAAGACGATACAACGTTTTAAGAAATGCTTTCTTTATAATGAGCTATTTTTTGTTGCTTATTAA
- a CDS encoding dipeptidase, with amino-acid sequence MKLIDTHCDALLKLQLTKRLHMVNQTDLLSYQHDPKLDTNLERLKQGKVAAQFYAIFVEPDLPDNEKWQHALEQIDFFYNDVLPSPGMVHIREWNQLHDLKEGEIGAVLTLEGADAFGNDLTKLRTLYRLGVKSVGLTWNNANLCADGVGEPRGGGLTLLGKDVVKLNNEHRVFTDVSHLSIKGFWDVMDLADYPLASHSNARALCDHVRNLYDEQITAMFQNNGLIHVVFNPPFIKEDGTTTISDLIKHIDHMCALGGVKQIGFGSDFDGIGQFVEGLNHAGEYQNLINELMKHYKEEEVRGFAYENFLNHLPQ; translated from the coding sequence ATGAAACTAATTGATACACATTGTGATGCATTACTGAAATTACAACTTACCAAAAGACTTCACATGGTGAACCAGACAGATTTGTTGAGCTACCAGCATGACCCAAAGCTAGATACAAACCTAGAACGTTTAAAACAAGGGAAAGTAGCTGCGCAATTCTATGCCATCTTCGTGGAACCAGACTTACCTGATAATGAAAAGTGGCAACACGCTTTAGAGCAGATAGATTTCTTTTACAATGATGTGCTGCCAAGTCCAGGTATGGTACACATCCGAGAGTGGAATCAGCTTCATGATTTAAAAGAAGGGGAAATCGGTGCTGTACTTACTCTAGAAGGCGCGGATGCCTTTGGAAACGATTTAACGAAACTTAGAACGCTATACAGATTAGGTGTGAAATCGGTTGGTCTTACTTGGAATAATGCCAACCTTTGTGCGGATGGAGTCGGGGAGCCTCGTGGTGGCGGACTCACGTTATTAGGGAAAGATGTAGTAAAACTCAACAATGAACATCGTGTCTTTACCGATGTATCGCACTTATCCATTAAGGGGTTCTGGGACGTGATGGATTTGGCGGATTATCCACTTGCTAGTCATTCCAATGCACGTGCTTTATGCGATCATGTTAGAAACTTGTACGATGAGCAAATAACAGCTATGTTCCAGAACAATGGATTAATACATGTCGTCTTTAATCCTCCATTTATAAAAGAGGATGGGACGACCACGATATCAGATCTGATTAAGCATATTGATCATATGTGTGCACTAGGTGGTGTTAAACAGATTGGGTTCGGCTCCGATTTTGACGGAATTGGCCAATTTGTAGAAGGATTAAACCATGCAGGTGAGTACCAAAATCTAATAAATGAACTAATGAAGCATTATAAGGAAGAGGAAGTAAGAGGGTTTGCTTATGAAAACTTTTTAAACCATTTACCTCAATAG
- a CDS encoding gamma-glutamyl-gamma-aminobutyrate hydrolase family protein, with translation MKPVIGITTSIDVEYTHLSVSKSNIDAITLSGGLPIALINMTNEQDIKAIGDQLDGLYVTGGYDINPLLFGEEPHPKLGTITPDRDTFELALLRYMLERNKPILAVCRGCQVLNIAAGGDMYQDIYEQMNQELIQHQQQAPKAHASHYAWVKDKSLLHRITGKRKLLVNSRHHQANRTIAPGFSSVAEASDGVNEAIESVTHPFVLGLQWHPENLLEANDKDARRIYEAFIDSAKEAKHETN, from the coding sequence ATGAAACCAGTGATTGGAATTACTACATCTATAGATGTAGAATATACACACTTATCCGTCAGTAAGTCCAATATAGATGCTATTACGCTATCAGGAGGACTGCCAATTGCACTTATTAATATGACGAATGAGCAAGATATTAAAGCGATAGGGGATCAACTCGATGGTCTATATGTAACGGGTGGCTATGACATTAACCCGTTACTGTTTGGAGAAGAGCCTCATCCGAAGTTAGGTACCATTACACCTGATCGCGATACGTTTGAACTCGCATTACTACGATATATGTTGGAACGTAACAAGCCGATATTGGCTGTATGTAGAGGGTGTCAGGTTCTAAACATTGCGGCAGGAGGGGATATGTATCAAGATATCTATGAGCAAATGAATCAAGAGCTTATTCAGCATCAACAACAGGCTCCAAAAGCCCACGCCTCTCATTACGCATGGGTTAAAGACAAGTCTTTACTTCACCGTATAACGGGAAAAAGGAAACTGCTGGTTAATAGCAGGCATCATCAGGCGAACCGTACCATTGCACCAGGTTTCTCTAGTGTCGCCGAAGCATCGGATGGTGTTAATGAAGCCATCGAAAGTGTGACACATCCGTTTGTGTTAGGACTGCAGTGGCATCCAGAAAATCTATTAGAAGCAAACGACAAAGATGCCCGCCGGATTTATGAAGCGTTTATAGATAGTGCAAAGGAGGCAAAACATGAAACTAATTGA
- a CDS encoding SDR family NAD(P)-dependent oxidoreductase: protein MIENQVIIITGASSGLGKALATAFAKQGAKLAICARNEERLYKVEHQLINQGAEVLAVKADVSRREDVDRFISLAEDRFGKVDVLINNASVFGPGPSLLVDYPTEAFQNVLKLNTLSVFLVTKRVLPGMLIRDSGSIINVTSEAGATGFAEWGAYGISKFALEGLTETWADELQKTKIRVNMVDPGEMDTPMHDVAVPDCDYELGSPENRVDVFLYLANATNVHGKRLEAQHFEAKGFGDL, encoded by the coding sequence ATGATAGAAAATCAAGTAATTATTATCACAGGTGCTAGCTCTGGACTTGGAAAAGCGCTAGCCACCGCTTTCGCCAAACAAGGGGCAAAGCTGGCAATTTGTGCTAGGAATGAAGAAAGACTATATAAGGTGGAGCACCAGCTAATTAACCAAGGGGCAGAAGTATTAGCGGTAAAAGCAGATGTATCCAGAAGGGAGGATGTCGATCGGTTTATATCTCTCGCTGAAGACCGCTTTGGCAAGGTGGATGTCCTGATTAACAACGCTTCCGTTTTCGGACCAGGCCCAAGCTTACTCGTTGACTATCCAACCGAAGCTTTCCAGAATGTTTTAAAGCTAAATACATTAAGTGTTTTCCTCGTTACGAAACGGGTTCTTCCAGGCATGCTTATTCGAGATTCCGGTTCCATCATTAATGTAACCTCTGAAGCTGGAGCTACAGGCTTTGCAGAGTGGGGAGCTTATGGCATTTCGAAATTTGCTTTAGAGGGGTTAACCGAGACATGGGCAGATGAATTGCAGAAGACAAAAATTCGAGTCAACATGGTGGATCCCGGAGAAATGGATACTCCGATGCACGATGTTGCAGTACCTGATTGCGACTATGAGCTTGGAAGCCCGGAAAACCGAGTGGACGTATTCTTATACTTAGCCAATGCTACAAACGTTCATGGTAAAAGACTAGAAGCACAGCATTTTGAAGCGAAAGGGTTTGGAGACCTATGA
- a CDS encoding S-adenosylmethionine:tRNA ribosyltransferase-isomerase codes for MNEAMFKIPDHLHATEPVEFTKGSRDQVSLMVTDSPSGQCEHTQFPLLINFLKKGDLLVFNNSRTIPALMIGNIGENRAEVRLSHRVNDSQWRALVLTEEIELGDTIIFSKNLLAVVSEGCENTPLYTLSFSQSGSSLVDVFYQIGKPIHYEYIKKDIPLDAYQTVYGTVPGSVELASAGRPFTWAMLQQLKDAGINIAFLQLHTGLSYFENNLWPNPVQQPELFHVPERTARLVHETKKRGGRIIAVGTTVVRALESAGKNRTIKALNGSTNLYIHQAYNLKVIDGLLTGFHEPEASHLDMLSAFLHPDILKSTYEEALSKQYLWHEFGDINLILAGCL; via the coding sequence ATGAACGAGGCAATGTTTAAAATTCCTGACCACTTACATGCAACAGAGCCTGTTGAATTTACAAAAGGATCTAGGGATCAAGTGAGTCTCATGGTAACCGATTCACCAAGTGGACAATGTGAGCACACACAATTCCCCTTACTAATAAATTTTCTAAAAAAAGGAGACTTACTCGTTTTTAACAATAGTCGAACGATTCCTGCTCTCATGATTGGTAATATTGGTGAAAATCGGGCGGAAGTACGTTTGTCACACCGAGTCAATGACTCCCAATGGCGTGCACTTGTTTTGACGGAAGAAATAGAGCTGGGAGATACTATTATATTTTCGAAAAACCTCCTCGCCGTTGTATCAGAGGGATGTGAAAATACTCCATTATACACGTTAAGCTTTTCTCAATCAGGAAGCTCTCTCGTGGATGTCTTTTATCAAATTGGGAAGCCCATCCATTATGAATATATAAAAAAGGATATACCATTAGACGCTTATCAAACCGTGTATGGAACAGTACCCGGATCTGTGGAACTAGCTTCAGCAGGACGACCGTTCACTTGGGCAATGCTCCAACAATTAAAAGACGCCGGAATCAACATCGCATTCCTTCAACTTCATACAGGGCTAAGTTACTTCGAAAATAATCTATGGCCTAATCCTGTACAACAACCTGAGCTTTTCCATGTACCCGAACGCACTGCACGGTTAGTCCATGAAACAAAAAAACGAGGCGGGCGCATTATAGCGGTTGGTACAACGGTTGTACGTGCTCTTGAGAGTGCGGGAAAGAATAGAACAATAAAAGCATTAAATGGATCCACTAATCTTTATATCCACCAAGCCTATAACCTTAAGGTCATTGACGGACTTTTAACCGGTTTCCACGAGCCAGAAGCAAGTCACCTTGATATGCTGTCTGCATTTCTACATCCTGATATACTGAAGTCCACTTATGAAGAGGCACTCTCTAAACAATATCTTTGGCATGAATTTGGGGATATAAACCTTATCTTAGCAGGTTGCCTATGA
- a CDS encoding VOC family protein — translation MKIHHIGIEVLDLAKSIDFYEHFFHFKKEQIMDVEGETLAFLSNGSVRLELVWSPFHKQNTYGSLHFALEVDDINQWVSRLKEKMLFPIEGPSQQKNGWYTVFYKGMNGEVIEFISTSDD, via the coding sequence ATGAAGATACACCATATTGGAATTGAGGTGCTGGACTTAGCTAAGTCCATAGACTTCTATGAACACTTCTTTCATTTTAAAAAGGAACAAATAATGGATGTAGAAGGTGAGACCTTAGCCTTTCTCTCCAATGGAAGTGTAAGACTAGAACTAGTATGGAGCCCTTTTCATAAACAGAACACGTACGGGTCCCTCCATTTTGCTCTGGAAGTGGATGATATCAACCAATGGGTAAGTCGTTTGAAAGAAAAGATGCTTTTCCCTATAGAGGGTCCTAGTCAACAAAAAAACGGGTGGTACACTGTTTTCTATAAAGGCATGAATGGAGAAGTGATTGAATTCATATCTACATCCGATGACTAG
- a CDS encoding TSUP family transporter, whose translation MEIGIEILLLLFIVAAVAGWVDTIAGGGGLLTIPAMLLAGLPPATALATNKLQGSSGTLVSTLYFLKKGAVNVKAILLAVLMTFIGAVFGGWLLLQINAEYLLLILPFLLISIGLYFLFSPKVDDIDRKAKIKFSVFSLTFAPILGFYDGFFGPGTGSLMAVAFITLCGFGAPKATAHAKVLNFTSNVAALLSFLLFGQIAWVVGLVMMSGQVVGSVIGARMVLAKGASIIKPVVVSVCFAMAIQVIWKNVF comes from the coding sequence ATGGAGATAGGTATAGAAATTCTTTTGTTATTATTTATAGTTGCTGCGGTGGCTGGCTGGGTCGATACCATTGCAGGAGGCGGTGGATTACTTACGATACCCGCGATGCTATTAGCTGGATTGCCACCAGCGACAGCTTTAGCGACGAATAAATTGCAAGGTAGCAGTGGAACACTCGTGTCGACTCTTTATTTTCTTAAAAAAGGTGCTGTAAATGTTAAAGCGATTTTGCTAGCAGTCCTCATGACCTTTATAGGTGCTGTATTCGGAGGCTGGTTACTGTTACAAATTAATGCGGAATATTTACTACTCATTCTTCCATTTTTGCTTATTTCCATTGGACTTTACTTTTTGTTTTCACCAAAGGTAGATGATATTGATCGTAAAGCAAAAATAAAATTTTCCGTTTTTTCTCTAACCTTTGCACCGATACTTGGCTTTTATGATGGTTTTTTTGGGCCTGGTACTGGTAGTTTGATGGCGGTAGCATTCATTACACTCTGTGGGTTTGGCGCTCCTAAGGCAACTGCTCATGCTAAGGTTCTTAATTTCACAAGTAATGTAGCGGCACTGCTTTCCTTTTTACTGTTTGGACAAATTGCTTGGGTTGTTGGATTAGTCATGATGAGCGGACAGGTTGTAGGTTCGGTAATCGGAGCAAGAATGGTTCTGGCGAAAGGAGCCTCAATCATAAAACCAGTTGTGGTGAGCGTTTGTTTTGCGATGGCCATCCAAGTGATTTGGAAAAATGTCTTTTGA
- a CDS encoding ZIP family metal transporter gives MFQAIMWGIIAASATLLGAIIVLSIHIPKKVIGFIMALGTGALIGATSYELLEDALEISSFREIAIGFLGGALLFTILDIIVSRKGGHQRKGSDRNPARKDGKSSGSGMGIFIGTVMDTLPESAMIGLSLVGGKSVSLALVISIFISNLPEGISSTVGLQKSGFSKKKIILLWISVVLFSALSAFLGAYLLEQASNSIKAIMSSFAGGAIISMIASTMMPEAYEEGGPSVGFITAIGVFISLWLHHL, from the coding sequence ATGTTCCAAGCCATTATGTGGGGAATTATTGCAGCCTCTGCTACGTTATTAGGTGCCATTATTGTGTTATCCATTCATATCCCGAAAAAAGTGATTGGGTTTATTATGGCGCTTGGAACAGGTGCGTTAATTGGAGCGACTTCATATGAGTTATTAGAAGATGCGTTGGAGATTAGCAGCTTTAGGGAAATAGCCATCGGCTTTTTAGGAGGAGCACTCCTTTTCACCATATTAGACATCATCGTATCTCGAAAAGGTGGACATCAACGAAAAGGTTCTGATCGAAACCCAGCACGTAAGGATGGAAAATCAAGTGGATCTGGAATGGGGATATTTATAGGAACTGTCATGGATACATTACCTGAGTCAGCGATGATAGGACTAAGTTTGGTTGGCGGAAAATCAGTGAGCTTAGCTTTGGTTATATCTATTTTTATAAGTAATTTACCCGAAGGGATTTCTAGTACTGTCGGCTTGCAAAAAAGTGGGTTTTCAAAGAAGAAAATCATTCTGTTATGGATATCGGTTGTCCTGTTTTCAGCTTTAAGTGCTTTTTTGGGAGCCTATTTACTGGAACAAGCGTCCAACAGTATTAAAGCAATTATGAGTTCATTCGCAGGTGGAGCGATTATATCGATGATTGCTTCTACCATGATGCCAGAGGCGTATGAAGAAGGTGGACCGAGTGTCGGCTTTATTACCGCTATTGGTGTGTTTATCTCCTTATGGCTCCATCATTTATAG